A single region of the Oncorhynchus keta strain PuntledgeMale-10-30-2019 chromosome 37, Oket_V2, whole genome shotgun sequence genome encodes:
- the LOC127916688 gene encoding helix-loop-helix protein 2-like, protein MKRLKMMLSPDQADSDLGWGQSDAESVLNDLKVGCLSDEPMEGEGKTRSLAQPTLSREEKRRRRRATAKYRSAHATRERIRVEAFNVAFAELRKLLPTLPPDKKLSKIEILRLAICYISYLNHVLDV, encoded by the coding sequence ATGAAAAGACTGAAAATGATGCTGAGTCCAGACCAAGCTGATTCCGACCTCGGATGGGGACAATCCGACGCAGAGTCGGTGCTCAATGACCTAAAGGTCGGGTGCCTGTCCGACGAAccgatggagggggaggggaagacgAGGTCGCTGGCCCAACCGACCCTCagcagggaggagaagagacggaggagacGTGCGACGGCCAAGTACCGCTCGGCCCACGCAACGCGCGAGAGGATCCGCGTGGAAGCGTTCAATGTGGCCTTCGCTGAACTGAGAAAGTTGCTGCCAACCCTTCCCCCTGACAAGAAACTCTCCAAGATCGAGATCCTTAGACTTGCAATA